A stretch of DNA from Paenibacillus sp. FSL W8-0186:
AACGTACTGGTTAGACCATTGCCATACGCCGACACCCATTCCTTTGACGATTTCCGATTCCTCCAAAATGCCTTTCGTTTGCGTCAGCTTCTCTTGGGAAGGAACGGCGCCTTCTTTGATCAGCCTGGCCAGACGCCCGAAGAATTCGGTGAACAAAGCATCATCCTCATAGCCGAGCGCCGTACCTTCCTTGTTATACAGGGAATATCCATGGGTACGAAGGAAGTAATGGAAGAAAATATCCGGCGCCATGGAGCCGTCCATGACATAACCCGCGTCTCTAACCTTCATGGCGATTTCCTCATATTGATCCCAAGTCCAATTTTCGGGGATGCTGTCGACGCCGGCTTTGTTCAACAGCTCTGGGTCGTATTGAAATCCAAGCACGTTCACACCAGTCGGCACGCCGTACTGGACGTCGTTGATTTTTCCCGTGGAAATCACATTATCGTTAACGTCATCAATTTTGATTTGATTGCCTATATAAGGCGTCAGGTCCTCAAGCTGGCCGTTTTTGGCGTATTGCACGATGTAAGAGATGTCCATTTGCACGATGTCCGGCAGCTGGTTCGCAGCCGCCTGGGGCGCGAGCTTCTTCCAATAGTCGTCAAATGCAGCATATTCGACGTCAATTTTGACATTCGGGTTCAGCTCCTGATACTTATCGACGATTTGCTGGGTATATTCATGGCGCTTATCGCCTCCCCACCAGGCAATTCTCAGCGTCGTTGTATCTTTTTTGCCCTTGCTCTCTTGTGCGGGCTTGTCATCGCCCCCTCCGTTACTCGCACCTCCGGTGCTGCCTCCGCCGCTGCAGGCAGGCAAAATGAACAGCAGGGCAACCAACATCCATAAAGCGGTTTTCTTCCTCACAAACATGCTCTCCTTTCGTCGAACGCTAGTTTGTTAACGCTTACAAGTTTTATTTTCGCCCCTAAAGGGGGTGTAAGGAAACTCACTCATCCGACTTAAAGGTATAAAAATCAGAGGTGCTTTACTCGGCTTTGCCGTCTTCCAGCGATTTGCGGTATTCCGTTGGCGTCATGCCCATCCATTTCTTGAACGCCTGGCTGAAATATTTGGAGTTGCCCCCGAAGCCGTAAGAATCGGCTAGCTCAAACACCTTCACATCACCGCTGCGGCGAATCTGCTCGGCCGCCTTCTCGATCCGCAGGCGGCTCAAGTAATGGGAGAAGTTGTCTCCCGTTACCTGCTTGAACACTTTGCCGAGATAGTCGGGATTCATGTACAGCATCTCGTGCGCCACTCCGTTCAGAGTAAGCTCGTCATCCATGTAATGCTGCTCAATGATCGAGAGCATTCTCTCGACGATCGAGGAGCGGCGGCTGATGCTGTTCTTGTAGTAGCCGGAGGTGACGTGAATGGCCGCTTCCTTGACGAAGGTCTTCAGGCTGGACAAGGTATCCAGCCTGACGATCTCGGCCATTTGCGCCGTGAAGCGGTGACGGTCCTCCGGTGAGCAAAGGCGGATCAATATCGCGTACAGCTCCAGCACGTAGGAGCGGGTGACGCCGATTTCCAGGCACAGCTCCGCCAGCTGGCAGAACAGCCGCTCCAACTCGCGCTCGACCTCGTCGCTGAGGCCCGACTTGATCAGCAGCGCTATCCGCTCCTCGTCCAGCTCGACATCCCCGCTTCCCCGTTCGTCTGCCGGCAGGTCGCTCTGCGTGATGAGGCTCCCCTCGCCGACGTAAAAGCGGTGGTTCATACATTCAAGGGCCTCGCGGTACAGCCTGCGCGCTGCCTCCATCGGCCCGGCTTCGCTGAGCGCCACGGTCAGCTCTACGCTGTAGAAGCCAAGGAACGTCCGCTTCACTTCCTCAATGCTCCGCAGCAGGAGGGCCGGATCCGGCACCTCGCGGACGGCCATGAGCAGCCTGCCGTTGAGCGTCGCTCCCAGCAGGACACCC
This window harbors:
- a CDS encoding sugar ABC transporter substrate-binding protein, whose product is MFVRKKTALWMLVALLFILPACSGGGSTGGASNGGGDDKPAQESKGKKDTTTLRIAWWGGDKRHEYTQQIVDKYQELNPNVKIDVEYAAFDDYWKKLAPQAAANQLPDIVQMDISYIVQYAKNGQLEDLTPYIGNQIKIDDVNDNVISTGKINDVQYGVPTGVNVLGFQYDPELLNKAGVDSIPENWTWDQYEEIAMKVRDAGYVMDGSMAPDIFFHYFLRTHGYSLYNKEGTALGYEDDALFTEFFGRLARLIKEGAVPSQEKLTQTKGILEESEIVKGMGVGVWQWSNQYVGLQAAVNRPMELAPMMGPDMEKGLYMQPSMFWSITSHSKNKEEAAKFIDFWINDVEANKMIKGERGVPISASIKEAIVSELSEPEKQVFDFVAAMEEKSSPMSPAPPVGSPQVIASLADLVEQINYGQMTPEKAAAAFRQEANGILANNK
- a CDS encoding response regulator, translating into MYKVLLVDDERMILEGIQQIVDWSSAGTELIGIARNGIEAYELIAKEQPDFVISDISMPGMNGLELVEKTLQSFPNIRFIMLTGYKEFEYARSAMQFGVKHYLLKPCNEAQIYEALAELVSEREELRERERFVARMKDGLSKVLPHVKEQFLRELVSNKTYGRSDLEYYRELFGLESAEEPVRLLLFQLEDSHEYEHLFALKNIAEDLLTGVLLGATLNGRLLMAVREVPDPALLLRSIEEVKRTFLGFYSVELTVALSEAGPMEAARRLYREALECMNHRFYVGEGSLITQSDLPADERGSGDVELDEERIALLIKSGLSDEVERELERLFCQLAELCLEIGVTRSYVLELYAILIRLCSPEDRHRFTAQMAEIVRLDTLSSLKTFVKEAAIHVTSGYYKNSISRRSSIVERMLSIIEQHYMDDELTLNGVAHEMLYMNPDYLGKVFKQVTGDNFSHYLSRLRIEKAAEQIRRSGDVKVFELADSYGFGGNSKYFSQAFKKWMGMTPTEYRKSLEDGKAE